In Palaemon carinicauda isolate YSFRI2023 chromosome 18, ASM3689809v2, whole genome shotgun sequence, a genomic segment contains:
- the LOC137657006 gene encoding cuticle protein 19-like yields the protein MPFDFEYAVRDDYKGLDFDHNSNSDGKVVNGQYRVLLPDGRTQIVTYTADHHNGYQAEVTYEGEAQYPEPQPYKPAPSYSAPAPTYEQPKPSYGVPH from the coding sequence ATGCCCTTCGACTTCGAGTACGCTGTCAGGGACGACTACAAGGGTCTCGACTTCGACCACAACTCCAACTCTGACGGCAAGGTCGTCAACGGTCAGTACCGCGTCCtcctccccgacggtcgcactcagatcgtcacttacaccgccgatcaccacaacggataccaggctgaggtcacttacgagggcgAGGCCCAGTACCCAGAACCCCAGCCCTACAAGCCAGCCCCCTCATACTCAGCCCCAGCTCCGACTTACGAGCAACCCAAGCCCTCATACGGTGTTCCACACTGA